Proteins encoded in a region of the Elizabethkingia bruuniana genome:
- a CDS encoding RteC domain-containing protein, producing the protein MTKFFNETLHKLETEITEIEAESCFQKVEAIINLIVNSLSELKEYVLKNEFQDKEEEIRFFKYQKPVIVAKLIFYNAIYKIETKRPYGAKLIKKYLNIELRKLKRFFESNLEFYKYYRTNNTYIDEKIFVRGKYDIKLSLDTFYFQADHTFSTSHDYKVAKIIANDQLQIYIENQLHKATNEEKSTDLPTLNWTASKTALIELIYALHSQAVFEGGNIDLKVIAKTFGQTFNIDLGDFYHTYIELKSRKINRTKFLDNLKESLLKKMDEQDEM; encoded by the coding sequence CGGAAAGCTGTTTTCAAAAAGTTGAAGCAATCATCAACCTTATTGTAAATTCTTTGTCCGAATTAAAGGAGTATGTCCTGAAAAATGAATTCCAAGATAAAGAGGAAGAAATCCGCTTTTTCAAATATCAGAAACCTGTAATTGTTGCCAAGCTTATTTTTTACAACGCCATCTATAAAATCGAAACCAAAAGACCCTACGGTGCAAAACTCATTAAAAAATACTTAAATATAGAATTAAGGAAATTGAAAAGATTTTTTGAAAGTAATCTTGAATTTTATAAATACTATCGAACCAACAATACCTACATTGATGAAAAAATTTTTGTACGTGGCAAATATGATATTAAGCTAAGTTTAGATACTTTTTATTTTCAGGCAGACCATACCTTTTCGACTTCTCACGATTATAAAGTTGCAAAAATTATTGCCAATGACCAGCTTCAAATTTACATCGAAAACCAACTTCATAAAGCAACAAACGAAGAAAAATCAACCGATTTGCCCACACTAAATTGGACTGCCAGTAAAACGGCGTTGATAGAACTAATTTATGCTTTGCATTCCCAAGCTGTTTTTGAAGGTGGAAACATAGATCTAAAAGTGATAGCCAAAACATTTGGACAAACTTTTAATATAGATTTAGGCGATTTTTACCACACTTACATCGAACTGAAAAGCCGCAAAATCAACCGTACAAAATTCCTTGATAACCTTAAAGAAAGTCTTCTGAAAAAAATGGACGAACAAGACGAAATGTAA